In one Aphelocoma coerulescens isolate FSJ_1873_10779 chromosome 20, UR_Acoe_1.0, whole genome shotgun sequence genomic region, the following are encoded:
- the ZFP64 gene encoding zinc finger protein 64, translating into MNRGGAGAAPAFPGPVQFPGSTTVLVELTPDIHICGICKQQFNNLDAFVGHKQSGCQLTSAAAGATSTVQFVSEETVPSTQPQSTSRTIASETQTITVSAPEFVFEHGYQTYLPSESTEPPAAAVVSTPPKAKSKKSSSSLPLKKLSCLYPGCQFKTSYGMKDLERHRRTHTGDKPHKCEVCSKCFSRKDKLKMHMRLHTGVKPYKCKHCEYAAADSSSLNKHQRIHSNERPFKCQICPYASRNSSQLTVHLRSHTGDAPFQCQMCPAKFKINSDLKRHLRVHSGEKPYKCEFCEVRCAMKGNLKSHMRIKHSMENTLKCPECEFQCGNKTSLRHHIRTHQPEQPVKCSECSYSCSSKAALKVHERIHCKDRPFKCEFCSFDTKQRSNLTTHVRKAHGDKVKGKKHSVDKKEGERPKQGGSRQVAKLDAKKAFKCDLCDASFVREDSLRSHKKQHSLYSGSKSNELAVLQLQMDPSRQPSAPITVSHLQVPLQAAQVSPYNEGRVKIIVGHQVPQANSIVQAASVNVVPPSLLGPGQEEVLGSGRLQLLGQVSVLAPAPPAVAAGDAGPVAQPAVLLTAHEQGEGSALHQALIPGAAPGHEPPASQAFIASSGISCSDLEGLNALIQEGATEVTVVSDGGQSITVSTAAPPPPIFSSSSHTEGPKQPYSIIQSGAHTALLCPADSIPD; encoded by the exons ATGaaccgcggcggggcgggggcggcgcccGCCTTCCCCGGCCCCGTGCAGT TCCCCGGCAGCACCACGGTGCTGGTGGAGCTGACGCCCGACATCCACATCTGCGGCATCTGCAAGCAGCAGTTCAACAACCTGGACGCCTTCGTGGGGCACAAGCAGAGCGGCTGCCAGCTCACCAGTGCGGCGGCCGGCGCCACCAGCACCGTGCAGTTCGTGTCCGAGGAGACCGTGCCAAGCACACAACCTCAGAGCACGAGCAGGACCATCGCCTCCGAGACACAAACCATCACAG TTTCTGCCCCAGAGTTTGTTTTTGAGCATGGCTACCAGACCTACCTGCCCAGTGAGAGCACagagcctccagctgctgctgtcgTCTCTACACCGCCAAAAGCAAAGTCCAAGaaatcctcctcctcactgCCACTGAAGAAACTCAGCTGTCTCTACCCAG GTTGCCAGTTCAAGACTTCCTATGGTATGAAGGATTTGGAACGTCATCGGCGAACACACACAG GAGACAAGCCCCACAAGTGCGAGGTGTGCAGCAAGTGCTTCAGCCGCAAGGACAAGCTGAAGATGCACATGCGCCTGCACACGGGCGTGAAGCCCTACAAGTGCAAGCACTGCGAGTACGCGGCGGCCGACAGCAGCAGCCTCAACAAGCACCAGCGCATCCACTCCAACGAGCGCCCCTTCAAGTGCCAGATCTGCCCCTACGCCAGCCGCAACTCCAGCCAGCTCACCGTGCACCTCCGCTCGCACACAG GGGACGCCCCTTTCCAGTGCCAGATGTGCCCCGCTAAGTTCAAGATCAACTCGGACCTGAAGCGGCACCTGCGGGTGCACTCGGGGGAGAAGCCCTACAAGTGCGAGTTCTGCGAGGTGCGCTGCGCCATGAAGGGCAACCTGAAATCCCACATGCGCATCAAGCACAGCATGGAGAACACCCTCAAGTGCCCCGAGTGCGAGTTCCAGTGCGGGAACAAGACCAGCCTGCGGCACCACATCCGCACGCACCAGCCCGAGCAGCCAGTGAAGTGCTCCGagtgcagctactcgtgctccAGCAAGGCGGCCCTGAAGGTGCACGAGCGCATCCACTGCAAGGACCGGCCCTTCAAGTGCGAGTTCTGCAGCTTCGACACCAAGCAGCGCAGCAACCTCACCACCCACGTCCGCAAAGCCCACGGCGACAAGGTCAAGGGCAAGAAGCACTCAGTAGACaagaaggaaggagagaggcCGAAGCAGGGCGGCTCCAGGCAAGTTGCCAAGCTGGATGCCAAGAAAGCCTTTAAGTGTGACCTGTGTGATGCCTCCTTCGTCCGGGAGGATTCTCTCCGGAGCCACAAGAAGCAGCACAGTCTGTACAGTGGCTCCAAGAGCAAcgagctggctgtgctgcagctgcagatggatCCCAGCCGGCAGCCCAGTGCCCCCATCACCGTCAGTCACCTCCAGGTGCCACTCCAGGCCGCTCAGGTGTCCCCGTACAACGAGGGCAGGGTCAAGATCATCGTGGGCCACCAGGTGCCTCAAGCCAACAGCATTGTCCAGGCCGCCTCAGTGAACGTGGTGCCCCCCTCGCTGCTGGGCCCGGGGCAGGAGGAGGTGCTGGGCAGCGGccgcctgcagctgctgggccaGGTGAGcgtgctggccccggccccgccggcggTGGCCGCGGGGGACGCGGGGCCGGTGGCACAGCCGGCCGTGCTGCTCACCGCCCACGAGCAGGGCGAGGGCAGTGCCCTGCACCAGGCCCTGATccccggggctgcccccggCCACGAGCCCCCCGCCAGCCAGGCCTTCATCGCCAGCTCCGGCATCAGCTGCTCCGACCTGGAGGGGCTCAACGCCCTCATCCAGGAGGGAGCCACGGAGGTGACCGTGGTCAGTGACGGGGGGCAGAGCATCACCGTGTCCACGGCTGCCCCCCCTCCTCCCATCTTCTCGTCCTCTTCCCACACAGAAGGCCCCAAGCAGCCCTATTCCATCATCCAGAGCGGGGCTCACAcggccctgctgtgtcccgcAGACTCCATCCCCGATTAG